The following coding sequences lie in one Anomaloglossus baeobatrachus isolate aAnoBae1 chromosome 7, aAnoBae1.hap1, whole genome shotgun sequence genomic window:
- the LOC142246769 gene encoding nmrA-like family domain-containing protein 1: MADRKVIVVFGATGAQGGSVAAALLDDGSFEVRAVTRDPSKPAAAKLKEAGAEVVSADLDDEKSLEAALSGAYGAFLVTNSWEHCSKEKEVQQGKVTAIISKRLALEIVVFSGLENVKKLTEGKLEVLHFDGKGEIEEYFREIGVPMTSVRLPSYFENLLTFYKPQKNKDGDGYSLAIPMGDVLWDGMSVKDLGGVVVTILKAPSEYIGKNIGLSTEKLTVEQYAAIMSRVTGKDIKDAKITPEAYEKLDFPGAAELANMFRFYNMMKPDRDEALTLKLNPKAKSFEAWMEENKEAFMDS, encoded by the exons GAGCTCAGGGTGGGTCGGTCGCTGCCGCTCTCCTGGATGATGGCAGCTTTGAGGTCAGGGCAGTGACTCGAGACCCCAGCAAACCGGCAGCTGCGAAGCTAAAGGAGGCCGGAGCGGAGGTCGTGTCCGCGGATCTGGACGATGAGAAGAGCCTGGAGGCCGCACTGAGCGGAGCGTATGGGGCGTTCCTGGTCACCAACTCATGGGAACATTGCAGCAAAGAGAAAGAGGTCCAACAG GGTAAAGTGACTGCAATTATTTCCAAGCGTCTCGCCCTGGAGATCGTGGTCTTCAGTGGCCTGGAGAATGTGAAGAAACTGACGGAGGGAAAGCTGGAGGTGCTGCACTTTGATGGGAAAGGTGAAATTGAGGAATATTTCCGTGAGATCGGGGTCCCCATGACCAGCGTGCGGCTTCCCAGTTACTTCGAGAACCTGCTGACCTTCTACAAGCCCCAGAAGAACAAGGACGGTGATGGCTACTCACTAG CCATCCCGATGGGTGATGTGCTCTGGGATGGGATGTCCGTCAAAGACTTGGGTGGCGTGGTGGTCACCATCCTGAAGGCTCCATCAGAATACATAGGAAAGAACATCGGTCTCAGCACGGAGAAGCTGACGGTGGAGCAGTATGCGGCCATAATGTCCAGAGTCACCGGCAAGGACATCAAAGACGCCAAG ATCACCCCTGAAGCCTATGAGAAGCTCGACTTCCCCGGAGCGGCAGAACTGGCCAACATGTTCCGCTTTTACAACATGATGAAGCCTGACAGGGACGAGGCACTGACCTTGAAGCTCAACCCCAAGGCCAAGAGCTTTGAGGCATGGATGGAGGAGAACAAGGAGGCGTTTATGGACTCATGA